ATGAAGGCTCCTGCGAGGATCATCGCAGCTCGCATATCTACCGCCTCGGCCTTATAGTAGTTCATCACCGCGAGTATACCGATGGGGGGTAGCATCATGGCCAAACTCGTACCCTGTGCTTGGAATTGATTCATTCCCAAGAAGTAGATCATAGCGGGCACAACGATGATGCCTCCACCCACACCTATAAATCCTCCCAGCATACCTGCGGTGAGTCCAGTGAGTAGTAGGATGACGAGGGTCTGTAGGTCCATTCAGAAATCCAGATTGAGCGAAAGATAGAACTCTGAGGGTAAAGTTCTACCATCTACCACACCCCACGCCCAATCGGCACGGATGAAGTAGCCCAATAATCTGGAGCGAAGACCGAATCCATATCCCGCGAGCAAGGGGTCTTCTTGATTCTGTAGGATAAAGGTCACCGAGGGGATATTCGATATCTCCACCTGATCGGTATTGAATGTATTATTCTCAGCATAGGGTCCAGAGCCGGTCCATGC
This genomic window from Flavobacteriales bacterium contains:
- a CDS encoding sulfite exporter TauE/SafE family protein, whose product is MDLQTLVILLLTGLTAGMLGGFIGVGGGIIVVPAMIYFLGMNQFQAQGTSLAMMLPPIGILAVMNYYKAEAVDMRAAMILAGAFIIGGYLGSRYSLRLDPNKVKLAFGIFMLLVAVRMTWNAWKSLNT